The proteins below come from a single Salinilacihabitans rarus genomic window:
- the gatC gene encoding Asp-tRNA(Asn)/Glu-tRNA(Gln) amidotransferase subunit GatC, whose protein sequence is MSDDVVSPEDVRHVAALARVDLDDEEIDRFTGQFADILEYFETLDEVPAVDREADLANVMRPDEERARLDAEEALRNAPETEDGYFKGPNVS, encoded by the coding sequence ATGAGCGACGACGTCGTCAGTCCCGAGGACGTCCGCCACGTGGCGGCGCTGGCGCGAGTCGATCTCGACGACGAGGAGATCGACCGCTTCACCGGCCAGTTCGCGGACATCCTCGAGTACTTCGAGACGCTCGACGAGGTGCCGGCGGTCGACCGCGAGGCCGACCTCGCGAACGTGATGCGCCCCGACGAGGAGCGGGCGCGTCTCGACGCCGAGGAGGCGCTCCGGAACGCCCCCGAGACCGAGGACGGCTACTTCAAAGGTCCCAACGTCTCCTGA
- a CDS encoding ornithine cyclodeaminase family protein, whose translation MTDALFLTSDEVTGLASPADYVDAVREGYRQRGEGAPAKPRTKLFDADPGGLLTTYTAVLPETGAMGGYTYDAGFGAGDAWFMTPLFDAGSGEPLAVIDGASMNPFKTGAAGAVAVDELAREDASVLGVIGTGPQARGQVRTTATVREFDEVRVFSPTREHRAAFAAEFDDLLAADVRAVDASSDAVAGADVVITATTASDPVFDGDLLDPGAHVTAMGQYHPEKRELDATTIERATYVPDLRERATYDAGSFLAALDAGVVDEDHVHAELGEVVAGVEPGRTSDDEVTVFDSGGTGIETVAAAYMLYERAREAGRGTDISFAPASEALTGRDP comes from the coding sequence ATGACCGACGCCCTGTTCCTCACGAGCGACGAGGTCACCGGTCTCGCCTCGCCAGCCGACTACGTCGACGCCGTCCGCGAGGGCTACCGCCAGCGCGGCGAGGGTGCGCCCGCAAAACCCCGGACGAAGCTGTTCGACGCCGATCCCGGCGGCCTGCTGACGACCTACACCGCGGTCCTCCCGGAGACGGGCGCGATGGGGGGCTACACGTACGACGCCGGCTTCGGCGCCGGCGACGCCTGGTTTATGACGCCGCTTTTCGACGCCGGGAGCGGCGAACCGCTCGCCGTGATCGACGGCGCGAGCATGAACCCGTTCAAGACCGGCGCCGCCGGCGCGGTCGCCGTCGACGAACTCGCCCGCGAGGACGCGAGCGTCCTCGGGGTGATCGGCACCGGCCCGCAGGCCCGCGGCCAGGTGCGGACGACGGCGACCGTCCGCGAGTTCGACGAGGTCCGGGTCTTCTCGCCCACCCGCGAGCACCGCGCGGCGTTCGCCGCCGAGTTCGACGACCTGCTCGCGGCCGACGTACGGGCGGTCGACGCGAGTTCGGACGCCGTCGCCGGCGCGGACGTCGTGATCACGGCGACGACCGCGAGCGACCCGGTGTTCGACGGCGACCTGCTCGACCCCGGTGCCCACGTCACCGCGATGGGCCAGTACCACCCCGAGAAGCGCGAACTCGACGCGACGACGATCGAGCGCGCGACGTACGTCCCCGACCTCCGCGAGCGGGCGACCTACGACGCGGGGTCGTTCCTCGCGGCCCTCGACGCCGGCGTCGTCGACGAGGACCACGTCCACGCCGAACTCGGCGAGGTCGTCGCGGGCGTCGAACCGGGGCGGACGAGCGACGACGAGGTCACGGTCTTCGACAGCGGCGGCACCGGCATCGAGACCGTCGCCGCCGCCTACATGCTCTACGAGCGCGCCCGCGAGGCGGGCCGCGGCACCGACATCTCGTTCGCGCCGGCGAGCGAGGCGCTGACGGGCCGGGACCCCTGA
- a CDS encoding transcription initiation factor IIB gives MTDSPIRTRGEQRRRTDADEAASERDEQERERERCPECGGRLVSDAEHAETVCEECGLVVEEGEIDRGPEWRAFDASEKDEKSRVGAPTTNMMHDQGLSTNIGWQDKDAYGKALSSRQRQKMQRLRTWNERFRTRDSKERNLKQALGEIDRMASALGLPENVRETASVIYRRALNEDLLPGRSIEGVATAALYAAARQAGTPRSLDEIAAVSRVEKDEIARTYRYVVRELGLEVQPADPESYVPRFASGLDLSEETERRARDLLRTAKEKGVHSGKSPVGLAAAAVYAAALLTNEKVTQNDVSDVANISEVTIRNRYHELLDAERGAAA, from the coding sequence ATGACAGATTCCCCGATCCGAACGCGAGGCGAACAGCGACGCCGAACCGACGCGGACGAAGCCGCGAGCGAACGAGACGAGCAAGAACGCGAGCGAGAGCGCTGTCCGGAGTGTGGCGGCCGGCTGGTGTCGGACGCCGAGCACGCCGAGACCGTCTGCGAGGAGTGTGGTCTCGTCGTCGAGGAAGGCGAGATCGACCGCGGGCCGGAGTGGCGCGCGTTCGACGCCAGCGAGAAAGACGAGAAGAGCCGCGTCGGCGCCCCGACCACCAACATGATGCACGACCAAGGGCTGTCGACGAACATCGGCTGGCAGGACAAAGACGCCTACGGGAAGGCGCTCAGCTCGCGCCAGCGCCAGAAGATGCAGCGGCTTCGCACCTGGAACGAGCGCTTCCGCACCCGCGACAGCAAGGAGCGCAACCTCAAACAGGCGCTCGGCGAGATCGACCGCATGGCCTCCGCGCTCGGCCTCCCCGAGAACGTCCGCGAGACCGCCAGCGTCATCTACCGCCGGGCGCTCAACGAGGACCTCCTGCCCGGCCGGTCGATCGAGGGCGTCGCCACGGCCGCGCTCTACGCCGCCGCCCGCCAGGCCGGCACCCCCCGCAGCCTCGACGAAATCGCCGCCGTCAGCCGCGTCGAGAAGGACGAAATCGCGCGCACCTACCGGTACGTGGTACGAGAGCTAGGTCTGGAAGTCCAGCCCGCCGACCCCGAGAGCTACGTCCCCCGCTTCGCCTCGGGGCTCGACCTCTCCGAGGAGACCGAGCGCCGGGCGCGGGACCTCCTCCGGACCGCCAAGGAGAAAGGCGTCCACTCGGGGAAGTCGCCGGTGGGGCTGGCGGCCGCGGCCGTCTACGCCGCCGCCTTGCTGACCAACGAGAAGGTCACCCAGAACGACGTCAGCGACGTCGCCAACATCTCCGAAGTCACCATCCGCAACCGCTACCACGAACTGCTCGACGCCGAGCGCGGCGCCGCGGCCTGA
- a CDS encoding helix-turn-helix transcriptional regulator: protein MSATAAEADLTEDERAGLELVRETGGIHQSDFWKELDVSSRKGSRIVESLVEQGLVDREETVYAGHNTYYITPTARDLDFTLLMAGDMLSPFIGEEEVDPNSDAFSQWIMNLAYQE, encoded by the coding sequence GTGAGCGCGACCGCGGCCGAGGCGGACCTCACGGAGGACGAGCGCGCCGGCCTCGAACTCGTACGCGAGACGGGCGGCATCCACCAGAGCGACTTCTGGAAGGAACTCGACGTCTCCTCGCGCAAGGGGAGTCGCATCGTCGAGTCGCTCGTCGAGCAGGGGCTGGTCGACCGCGAGGAGACGGTCTACGCGGGCCACAACACCTACTACATCACGCCGACCGCCCGCGACCTCGACTTCACGCTGCTCATGGCCGGCGACATGCTCTCGCCGTTTATCGGCGAGGAGGAGGTCGACCCCAACAGCGACGCCTTCTCGCAGTGGATCATGAACCTGGCCTACCAGGAGTAG
- a CDS encoding DUF3054 domain-containing protein gives MDEVTRNRRDRVVVDRETGVVGAADVGLLVGLIAVGVGSHGTNPLVQPLAALETAIPFLVGWLIAAGLAGVYAERVVRSPATAARVTAVTWLAAANVGFILRSSNAFDGGVTWPFTLVLSGTGLVVLVVWRVGYATYTGS, from the coding sequence ATGGACGAAGTCACGCGGAACCGACGGGATCGAGTCGTCGTCGACCGGGAGACCGGAGTCGTCGGCGCCGCCGACGTGGGACTGCTCGTCGGCCTGATCGCCGTCGGCGTCGGGTCGCACGGAACGAATCCGCTCGTCCAGCCGCTGGCGGCACTCGAAACGGCGATTCCGTTTCTGGTCGGCTGGCTGATCGCCGCCGGACTGGCGGGGGTCTACGCCGAGCGCGTCGTCCGGTCGCCGGCGACCGCGGCGCGGGTGACCGCGGTGACGTGGCTGGCGGCGGCGAACGTGGGGTTCATCCTTCGCTCCTCGAACGCGTTCGACGGCGGGGTGACCTGGCCGTTCACCCTCGTCCTGTCCGGCACCGGCCTCGTCGTGCTGGTCGTGTGGCGCGTGGGGTACGCCACCTATACGGGTTCCTGA
- the thiE gene encoding thiamine phosphate synthase, with the protein MNTADPATWRTYLVTQASLSAGRSTPEVVRAAIEGGIDVVQLREKGTDARRRYELGRELRERTAAAGVDLIVNDRVDLAEAVDADGVHLGQSDLPVHVARDLLGPDAVVGCSAATVAAAERAVADGADYLGVGAVYGTDSKDVEEGTDGIGTERVAAIAEAVPVPVVGIGGITAENAGAVVEAGATGVAVISEITAAADPTAATAALAAAASED; encoded by the coding sequence ATGAATACGGCGGACCCCGCGACGTGGCGAACCTACCTCGTGACGCAGGCATCGCTCTCGGCGGGGCGGTCGACGCCGGAGGTCGTCCGCGCCGCGATCGAGGGCGGGATCGACGTCGTCCAGTTGCGCGAGAAGGGTACCGACGCGCGCCGGCGGTACGAACTCGGCCGCGAACTCCGCGAGCGCACCGCGGCGGCGGGCGTCGACCTGATCGTCAACGACCGGGTCGACCTCGCCGAGGCGGTCGACGCCGACGGCGTCCACCTCGGCCAGTCGGACCTCCCCGTGCACGTCGCCCGCGACCTGCTCGGCCCCGACGCCGTCGTCGGCTGCTCGGCCGCGACGGTCGCGGCGGCCGAGCGGGCGGTCGCCGACGGCGCCGACTACCTCGGCGTCGGCGCGGTCTACGGCACCGACTCGAAGGACGTCGAGGAGGGCACGGACGGCATCGGCACCGAGCGCGTCGCGGCGATCGCCGAGGCGGTCCCGGTCCCCGTCGTCGGGATCGGCGGCATCACGGCCGAGAACGCGGGCGCCGTCGTCGAGGCGGGCGCGACGGGCGTCGCGGTCATCAGCGAGATCACCGCGGCCGCGGACCCGACGGCGGCGACGGCGGCGCTCGCGGCGGCGGCGTCGGAGGATTGA
- the gatA gene encoding Asp-tRNA(Asn)/Glu-tRNA(Gln) amidotransferase subunit GatA — translation MSGNVFITEERIEGADDGPLAGRTVAVKDNISTAGVRTTCGSAMLEEYVPPYDATVVSRLKEAGATIVGKANMDEFGMGTTNETSHFGPVDNPAAPGRVPGGSSGGSAAAVAAGEADLALGSDTGGSIRCPAAFCGVVGIKPTYGLVSRYGLVAYANSLEQIGPLAPSVEEAAELLDAIAGSDERDATTRAAGEDSNYAAAADGDVDGLRVGVPTELLDGADEGVVETFWDAIADLEDRGAEYHEVSLPSVEHAVEAYYVIAMSEASSNLARFDGVRYGRSGGYEGNWNEAFARAREEGFGDEVKRRILLGTYALSAGYHDKYYKKAQDARAWVKQDFDEALAEADVLASPTMPVPPFELGESLDDPLQMYLADANTVPVNLADLPAISVPAGETDGLPVGLQLVGPAFDEEEIIRAGSALA, via the coding sequence ATGTCGGGGAACGTCTTCATCACCGAGGAGAGGATCGAGGGCGCCGACGACGGCCCCCTCGCCGGGCGGACCGTCGCCGTCAAGGACAACATCTCGACGGCGGGCGTCAGGACGACCTGTGGCTCCGCGATGCTCGAGGAGTACGTGCCGCCGTACGACGCGACGGTCGTCTCCCGGCTGAAGGAGGCCGGCGCGACGATCGTCGGCAAGGCCAACATGGACGAGTTCGGGATGGGGACGACCAACGAGACCTCCCACTTCGGCCCCGTCGACAACCCGGCCGCGCCGGGTCGCGTTCCGGGCGGCTCCTCCGGTGGCTCCGCCGCGGCGGTCGCCGCCGGCGAGGCCGACCTCGCGCTCGGCTCCGATACGGGCGGCTCGATCCGCTGTCCCGCCGCGTTCTGCGGCGTCGTCGGCATCAAACCCACCTACGGGCTGGTCTCCCGGTACGGCCTCGTCGCGTACGCCAACAGCCTCGAACAGATCGGCCCGCTCGCCCCCTCGGTCGAGGAGGCCGCCGAACTGCTCGACGCCATCGCCGGCAGCGACGAGCGAGACGCCACCACGCGCGCGGCGGGCGAGGACTCGAACTACGCCGCCGCGGCCGACGGCGACGTCGACGGCCTGCGGGTCGGCGTCCCCACCGAACTGCTCGACGGCGCCGACGAGGGCGTCGTCGAGACGTTCTGGGACGCCATCGCCGACCTCGAAGACCGGGGTGCCGAGTACCACGAGGTGAGCCTCCCCTCCGTCGAACACGCCGTCGAGGCCTACTACGTGATCGCCATGTCGGAGGCCTCCTCGAACCTCGCGCGGTTCGACGGCGTCCGCTACGGCCGCTCGGGTGGCTACGAGGGCAACTGGAACGAGGCGTTCGCCCGCGCCCGCGAGGAGGGCTTCGGCGACGAGGTCAAGCGGCGCATCCTCCTCGGAACGTACGCCCTCTCGGCGGGCTACCACGACAAGTACTACAAGAAAGCACAGGACGCCCGCGCGTGGGTCAAACAGGACTTCGACGAGGCGCTCGCCGAGGCCGACGTGCTCGCCTCTCCCACGATGCCCGTCCCGCCGTTCGAACTCGGCGAGAGCCTCGACGACCCGCTGCAGATGTACCTCGCCGACGCCAACACCGTGCCGGTGAACCTCGCGGACCTCCCCGCCATCTCCGTACCGGCCGGCGAGACCGACGGTCTCCCGGTCGGCCTGCAACTCGTCGGTCCCGCCTTCGACGAGGAAGAGATTATTCGGGCGGGCAGCGCGCTCGCCTGA
- a CDS encoding 1,4-dihydroxy-2-naphthoate polyprenyltransferase has product MSTSEVSRTRAWLMAARPQTLPAAAAPVIVGTGLAVHEGVFAPLPALFAFVGAALIQIGTNFANDYYDAIKGADTDDREGFTRVTQSGLIPPERVKLATIVTFGLAILSGTYLVYEGGLPILVIGLVSVLCGWAYTGGPYPLGYHGLGDLFVFVFFGLVAVTGTFYVQAAAVLVDPFPTSIPPGTITPESVVASLPVAGVSTAILVVNNVRDLETDAETGKRTLAVRLGYRFSRFEYVGLLALAYVVPPWFWLAWEFGPTVLLPLVSLPYAATVARTVCTRTDGEALNPALEGTGKLLVLYAVLLAAGLVI; this is encoded by the coding sequence ATGAGTACGTCCGAGGTCTCCCGGACACGGGCCTGGCTGATGGCGGCCCGTCCCCAGACGCTGCCGGCGGCGGCGGCGCCCGTGATCGTGGGGACGGGACTCGCCGTCCACGAGGGAGTGTTCGCGCCGCTCCCGGCGCTTTTCGCGTTCGTGGGCGCGGCGCTGATCCAGATCGGGACCAACTTCGCGAACGACTACTACGACGCGATCAAGGGCGCCGACACCGACGACCGCGAGGGGTTCACCCGGGTTACCCAGTCCGGGCTCATCCCGCCCGAGCGGGTGAAACTCGCCACGATCGTCACCTTCGGGCTGGCGATCCTCTCGGGGACCTACCTCGTCTACGAGGGCGGGCTCCCCATCCTCGTGATCGGCCTCGTGAGCGTCCTCTGTGGGTGGGCCTACACCGGCGGCCCGTACCCGCTCGGCTACCACGGCCTCGGCGACCTCTTCGTGTTCGTCTTCTTCGGCCTCGTCGCCGTGACGGGTACCTTCTACGTGCAGGCGGCCGCGGTCCTCGTCGACCCGTTCCCGACGTCGATCCCGCCGGGGACGATCACCCCCGAGTCGGTCGTCGCGAGCCTCCCCGTCGCCGGCGTCTCGACGGCCATCCTCGTCGTCAACAACGTCCGCGACCTCGAAACCGACGCCGAGACGGGCAAGCGGACGCTCGCGGTCCGGCTTGGCTACCGCTTCAGCCGCTTCGAGTACGTCGGCCTCCTCGCGCTGGCGTACGTCGTCCCGCCGTGGTTCTGGCTCGCGTGGGAATTCGGGCCCACCGTCCTCCTGCCGCTCGTGTCCCTGCCGTACGCCGCGACCGTCGCGCGGACGGTCTGCACCCGGACCGACGGTGAGGCGCTCAACCCCGCCCTGGAGGGGACCGGCAAGCTGCTGGTGCTGTACGCGGTCCTGCTCGCCGCCGGGCTGGTGATCTGA
- the menC gene encoding o-succinylbenzoate synthase, producing MELSYRPFALDLVEPLETAGGTIERREGFLVRVIDGDDVGVGEATPLPGWTESLDECEAALERAREAMAGDGTPAALDAVDRTAAARHGVALALADLVARRASTPLYHHLGEPARVGRVPVNATVGGGSPAAAAAAARRAVDRGFSCCKLKVGVGPVDEDVERLRRVREAVGPSVELRADANGAWTFDEATRAVEAFADLGVDLLEQPLPAGALEGHAALRGRDVPIALDEGLLEHGVDAIVDADAADAVVLKPMALGGVDVARKVAAWAQEADLLPVVTTTIDAVVARTAAVHLAAAIPDVPACGLATADLLAEDVGRDPVRFERGNALVPQAKGLGVPEVWDG from the coding sequence ATGGAGCTGTCGTACCGACCCTTCGCCCTCGACCTCGTCGAACCGCTCGAAACGGCCGGGGGGACGATCGAGCGCCGCGAGGGGTTCCTCGTCCGGGTGATCGACGGCGACGACGTCGGCGTCGGCGAGGCCACCCCGCTGCCCGGCTGGACGGAGTCGCTCGACGAGTGCGAGGCCGCCCTCGAACGGGCCCGCGAGGCGATGGCCGGCGACGGCACGCCCGCCGCCCTCGACGCGGTCGACCGGACCGCCGCGGCCCGACACGGCGTCGCGCTCGCCCTCGCGGACCTCGTCGCCCGGCGGGCGTCGACGCCGCTGTACCACCACCTCGGCGAGCCAGCGCGGGTCGGGCGCGTCCCGGTCAACGCCACCGTCGGCGGCGGCTCCCCGGCCGCGGCGGCCGCGGCCGCCCGCCGGGCCGTCGACCGCGGCTTCTCCTGTTGCAAGCTCAAGGTCGGCGTCGGCCCCGTCGACGAGGACGTCGAACGCCTCCGACGGGTCCGCGAGGCGGTCGGCCCGTCGGTCGAACTCCGCGCGGACGCCAACGGCGCGTGGACGTTCGACGAGGCGACGCGGGCGGTCGAGGCGTTCGCCGACCTCGGCGTCGACCTGCTCGAACAGCCGCTCCCGGCCGGCGCGCTCGAAGGTCACGCCGCGTTGCGGGGTCGGGACGTCCCGATCGCACTCGACGAGGGGTTGCTCGAACACGGCGTCGACGCCATCGTCGACGCCGACGCCGCCGACGCCGTGGTCCTCAAGCCGATGGCGCTTGGTGGCGTCGACGTCGCGCGAAAGGTCGCCGCGTGGGCACAGGAGGCCGACCTCCTCCCGGTCGTGACGACGACCATCGACGCGGTCGTCGCCCGGACGGCCGCCGTCCACCTCGCGGCCGCGATCCCCGACGTGCCCGCCTGCGGCCTCGCGACGGCCGATCTGCTCGCCGAGGACGTCGGGCGCGATCCGGTGCGGTTCGAGCGCGGGAACGCCCTCGTCCCGCAGGCGAAGGGGCTCGGCGTCCCGGAGGTGTGGGACGGATGA
- a CDS encoding NRDE family protein, translated as MCTLTLAWRVFEEAPVAVAANRDEALGRPSEPPGIYREEPLTVAPRDGEVGGTWIGVNEHGVFAGITNRWLDADLAGERSRGLLVADVLACESAREAAALVERETAEREYDGFNLVVADADDAVHLAWDGGLERTAFDPGVHVVVNVGVAAESGSRFAVPAAREAFGERQRENAGCLRRDLEPDRDEDASAWLDRAGEALGDHDYGVCVHGDGFGTRSSSLIELGDEVGYAFADGPPCHTPYDPVDLESHI; from the coding sequence GTGTGCACGCTCACGCTCGCCTGGCGGGTCTTCGAGGAGGCGCCGGTGGCCGTCGCCGCGAACCGGGACGAGGCGCTCGGACGCCCCTCCGAGCCGCCGGGAATCTACCGCGAGGAGCCGCTGACGGTCGCGCCCCGCGACGGGGAGGTCGGGGGGACGTGGATCGGCGTCAACGAACACGGCGTCTTCGCCGGGATCACCAACCGCTGGCTCGACGCCGACCTCGCGGGCGAACGCTCGCGGGGCCTGCTCGTCGCCGACGTCCTCGCGTGTGAGTCGGCGCGCGAGGCCGCCGCGCTCGTCGAACGCGAGACGGCCGAGCGCGAGTACGACGGCTTCAACCTCGTCGTCGCCGACGCCGACGACGCGGTCCACCTCGCGTGGGACGGCGGCCTCGAACGGACCGCCTTCGACCCCGGCGTCCACGTCGTCGTCAACGTCGGCGTCGCCGCCGAGAGCGGGTCGCGCTTCGCGGTTCCCGCGGCCCGCGAGGCGTTCGGCGAGCGCCAGCGGGAGAACGCCGGTTGCCTCCGGCGGGACCTCGAACCCGACCGCGACGAGGACGCGAGCGCGTGGCTCGACCGCGCGGGGGAGGCACTCGGCGACCACGACTACGGCGTCTGCGTCCACGGCGACGGCTTCGGGACGCGTTCGTCGTCGCTGATCGAACTCGGCGACGAGGTCGGGTACGCCTTCGCCGACGGGCCGCCGTGTCACACGCCGTACGACCCCGTCGACCTCGAAAGCCACATTTAA
- a CDS encoding class I adenylate-forming enzyme family protein, whose product MTDGPVDAPRYDLLTHRARATPEKTAVIDADAGEAWTYREFHRQADHAALGFDPFSHGRVAFLLDGGRAFATAFFGAMRRGATVAPLNVRETDAELDRKLDRLDVDALVCGPETEDRAVDLVDAPVRSVGEPTTDAAEPLFEPVSEFTIFPKRIRRGTTQLVMFTSGTAGEPKGVRLTVDNLVASATASAFRLGVLPDDRWLCCLPMYHMGGLAPVIRSTLYGTAVVIQREFDPAETARVVDEHDVTGVSLVPTMLGRLLDEGWRPPASLRFVLLGGAPASDELLDRCEAAGVPVYPTYGMTETASQVATATPEEALAHRGTVGHPLQFTEVSVVDGTGEPVGPGERGELVVSGPTVTPGYLDDEHTEAAFGERGLHTGDVGYRDEVGRLWVVGRRADRIVTGGENVDPDEVVDVLATHPGVEGAAVVGLADEEWGERVAALVVPATERRPSLESLLAHCDERLAGFKRPKTVGFADALPRTPSGTVDREAVRERLREDGTDVASGR is encoded by the coding sequence ATGACGGACGGGCCGGTCGACGCGCCGAGGTACGACCTGCTGACCCACCGGGCCCGGGCGACGCCCGAGAAGACCGCGGTGATCGACGCCGACGCGGGCGAGGCGTGGACCTACCGCGAGTTCCACCGGCAGGCCGATCACGCGGCGCTGGGGTTCGACCCGTTCTCGCACGGCCGGGTCGCGTTCCTGCTGGACGGCGGGCGGGCGTTCGCGACCGCGTTCTTCGGCGCGATGCGCCGCGGCGCGACCGTCGCCCCGCTGAACGTCCGCGAGACGGACGCCGAACTCGATCGGAAGCTCGATCGCCTCGACGTCGACGCGCTCGTCTGCGGGCCGGAGACGGAAGACCGGGCCGTCGACCTCGTCGACGCGCCGGTCCGCTCGGTCGGGGAGCCGACGACCGACGCCGCGGAACCGCTGTTCGAGCCGGTCTCCGAGTTCACGATCTTCCCCAAGCGGATTCGACGGGGGACGACCCAGCTGGTCATGTTCACCTCGGGTACCGCCGGCGAGCCGAAGGGCGTCCGCCTGACCGTCGACAACCTCGTCGCAAGCGCAACCGCCTCGGCGTTCCGCCTCGGCGTTCTCCCCGACGATCGGTGGCTCTGCTGTCTCCCGATGTACCACATGGGCGGGCTGGCGCCCGTGATCCGCTCGACGCTGTACGGGACGGCCGTCGTGATCCAGCGCGAGTTCGACCCCGCCGAGACGGCCCGCGTCGTCGACGAGCACGACGTCACGGGGGTCTCGCTCGTCCCGACGATGCTCGGCCGACTGCTCGACGAGGGCTGGCGGCCGCCCGCGTCGCTGCGGTTCGTCCTGCTGGGCGGCGCGCCCGCCTCCGACGAGTTGCTCGACCGCTGTGAGGCCGCGGGGGTGCCCGTCTACCCGACCTACGGGATGACCGAGACGGCCTCGCAGGTCGCGACGGCGACCCCCGAGGAGGCGTTGGCCCACCGCGGCACCGTCGGCCACCCGCTCCAGTTCACCGAGGTGTCGGTCGTCGACGGAACCGGCGAGCCGGTCGGCCCGGGCGAGCGCGGCGAACTCGTGGTGTCGGGGCCGACGGTGACGCCGGGCTACCTCGACGACGAACACACGGAGGCGGCGTTCGGCGAGCGGGGCCTGCACACCGGCGACGTCGGCTACCGCGACGAGGTGGGTCGGCTCTGGGTGGTCGGCCGGCGGGCCGACCGGATCGTCACCGGCGGCGAGAACGTCGACCCCGACGAGGTTGTCGACGTCCTCGCGACCCACCCCGGGGTCGAGGGCGCCGCGGTCGTCGGTCTCGCCGACGAGGAGTGGGGCGAGCGGGTCGCCGCGCTCGTCGTGCCGGCGACCGAGCGGCGACCGTCGCTCGAATCGCTGCTCGCCCACTGCGACGAGCGCCTCGCGGGGTTCAAACGGCCGAAGACCGTCGGGTTCGCCGACGCCCTCCCGCGGACCCCCTCGGGGACGGTCGACCGCGAGGCGGTCCGGGAACGGCTGCGCGAGGACGGCACGGACGTTGCGTCCGGCAGATAG
- a CDS encoding DUF7576 family protein, with product MRCDNCGAEAEIAYTLTTYVRDTADERVSLHFCSADCLQVWT from the coding sequence ATGCGCTGTGACAACTGCGGCGCCGAGGCCGAGATCGCGTACACGCTGACCACCTACGTCCGCGATACGGCCGACGAGCGCGTGAGCCTGCACTTCTGCTCGGCCGACTGCCTCCAGGTCTGGACCTGA
- a CDS encoding DUF3054 domain-containing protein, translated as MFESRSRPESVGRVVREPSVLALLVADALVVTAFIGYGLYTHAIEPWAFPAHTLRTATPFVIAWALVAPLVGAYGDRAFASARRTVAVVGLAWIAASVVGGAIRASSLFPGGAPPEFLLVNAVFGLGFVLPWRLAVTVGLRRRRRR; from the coding sequence ATGTTCGAATCCCGCTCGCGCCCGGAGTCGGTCGGCCGCGTCGTCCGCGAACCGTCCGTCCTCGCCCTCCTCGTCGCCGACGCGCTCGTCGTCACGGCGTTTATCGGGTACGGCCTCTACACGCACGCCATCGAGCCGTGGGCGTTCCCGGCACACACCCTCCGGACGGCGACGCCGTTCGTGATCGCGTGGGCGCTCGTCGCTCCGCTCGTCGGCGCGTACGGCGACCGGGCGTTCGCGTCGGCCCGGCGGACGGTCGCCGTCGTCGGCCTCGCGTGGATCGCCGCCTCGGTCGTCGGCGGGGCCATCCGCGCCTCGTCGCTGTTCCCCGGCGGGGCACCCCCCGAGTTCCTGCTCGTCAACGCCGTCTTCGGCCTCGGGTTCGTCCTCCCGTGGCGGCTGGCCGTGACCGTCGGACTCCGCCGACGCCGCCGGCGGTGA